The following proteins come from a genomic window of Salvia hispanica cultivar TCC Black 2014 chromosome 4, UniMelb_Shisp_WGS_1.0, whole genome shotgun sequence:
- the LOC125217855 gene encoding 60S ribosomal protein L17-2, producing MVKYSREPDNITKSCKARGSDLRVHFKNTRETAHAIRKLPLVKAKRYLEDVLAHKQAIPFTRFCGGVGRTAQAKNRHSNGQGRWPVKSAKFILDLLKNAESNAEVKGLDVDALFISHIQVNQAQKQRRRTYRAHGRINPYMSSPCHIELILSEKEESVKKEAESQLATSKPRKA from the exons ATG GTCAAGTACTCGAGAGAGCCGGATAACATCACTAAAT cATGCAAAGCTAGGGGATCCGATCTCCGAGTTCATTTCAAG AACACTAGAGAAACAGCGCATGCCATCAGAAAGCTACCTCTGGTGAAGGCCAAGAGATACTTGGAAGATGTGCTTGCCCACAAACAGGCCATTCCCTTCACTCGTTTCTGTGGTGGTGTTGGGCGAACTGCTCAGGCCAAGAACAGACACTCTAATGGTCAGGGTCGCTGGCCCGTGAAATCTGCCAAGTTTATCTTGGATTTACTTAAGAATGCTGAAAGCAATGCTGAG GTGAAAGGTTTGGATGTGGATGCACTATTCATTTCTCACATTCAGGTTAACCAGGCTCAGAAACAAAGGCGTCGCACATACCGCGCCCATGGAAGGATTAACC CCTACATGTCCTCTCCATGCCATATTGAGTTGATTCTGTCAGAGAAGGAAGAATCTGTGAAAAAGGAG GCTGAGTCGCAGTTGGCAACTAGCAAACCTAGGAAGGCTTGA